A genomic segment from Gopherus evgoodei ecotype Sinaloan lineage unplaced genomic scaffold, rGopEvg1_v1.p scaffold_33_arrow_ctg1, whole genome shotgun sequence encodes:
- the LOC115641186 gene encoding olfactory receptor 8S1-like — protein sequence MGNQTEVTEFIILGLSNDPQMQIFLFMVFSAVYLITLLANMVIMLAIRADPHLHTPMYFFLSHLSFVDICYSSAIVPNMLVHFVAEHKTISVNSCLAQVFFIFLLATNEIFILSAMAYDRYAAICAPLRYMERMSKGICVQLVSGAWAISFFHALLNTVFALKLHFCGPNQISHFSCELPSLLHLSCTDTFTNQVLLLTSILIFGSSSFLFTLISYIHIISTILRIQSEEGRHKAFSTCSSHLIVVGLFYVTGFLQYTKPSSVSSVVLDEMFSIQYSILTPMLNPIIYSLKNKEMKTAVGKTLGKFKFLK from the coding sequence atgggaaatcaaacTGAAGTGACTGAATTTATTATCCTGGGACTTTCCAATGacccacagatgcagattttcctcttcATGGTGTTTTCAGCTGTCTACCTAATCACACTGTTGGCAAACATGGTGATCATGCTGGCGATAAGGGCTGATCCTCACCTTCACACCCCAATGTATTTCTTCCTGTCTcatttatcctttgttgatatCTGCTATTCCTCAGCCATTGTCCCTAATATGTTGGTGCATTTTGTAGCAGAGCACAAAACCATTTCTGTCAATAGCTGCCTTGCACAGGTGTTTTTCATTTTCCTGCTGGCTACTAATGAAATTTTTATTCTCTCAGCAATGGCTTATGACCGCTATGCTGCCATCTGTGCCCCATTGCGTTACATGGAGAGAATGAGCAAAGGGATCTGTGTTCAGCTGGTGAGTGGTGCATGGGCAATAAGTTTCTTCCATGCCCTGCTTAACACTGTTTTTGCTCTCAAGTTGCATTTCTGTGGGCCCAATCAAATCAGCcatttcagctgtgagctccCTTCTCTATTACATTTGTCCTGCACTGACACCTTCACCAATCAAGTGCTGCTTCTTACTTCTATTCTGATATTTGGATCAAGCTCCTTTCTCTTCACTCTGATCTCCTACATTCACATCATCTCCACTATCCTGAGGATACAGTCTGAGGAGGgcaggcataaagccttctccacctgcagctcccacctgatTGTGGTCGGCTTGTTCTACGTGACAGGTTTTCTCCAGTACACAAAACCCAGCTCAGTTTCCTCTGTGGTGCTTGATGAAATGTTCTCCATCCAGTACAGCATCTTaacccccatgttaaaccccatcatctacagcctgaaaaacaaagAGATGAAAACAGCTGTAGGGAAAACATTGGGGAAATTCAAATTTCTCAAGTAG
- the LOC115641131 gene encoding olfactory receptor 12-like, with protein MVPVREWNCTAVMEFILLGFGNGPGCQMIPSVLFLVIYTVTMLGNTTLVLIIRVNSRLHTPMYFFFMNLSLLDLYFTSTIAPKAMASFLSGRKAISYNECATQFFLFCFFLATEGFLLAGMAFDRYTAICNPLLYPVTMSKWVCIQMVVGSYICSCVNSMLQTGFTFMLHYCGCKEIEHFFCDGPPLNSLSCNDTYINNLVMFTLYGLIIAITALIVLISYIYVISTVLRICSAEGRHKAFSTCTSHMLVVTLFYGTTAFMYAQPTWLSSLYPRKALSVFYTFVIPMLNPFIYSLRNKDVKEALRRTMGHKSLTK; from the coding sequence ATGGTGCCAGTGAGAGAGTGGAACTGCACAGCAGTCATGGAATTCATCCTGCTAGGGTTTGGAAATGGTCCAGGATGCCAGATGATCCCCTCTGTCTTGTTTCTGGTGATCTACACAGTAACCATGCTGGGAAACACCACCCTGGTTCTCATTATTAGAGTCAACTCTcgccttcacacccccatgtacttcttcttcATGAACCTGTCACTCTTAGACCTCTACTTCACCTCCACCATCGCCCCCAAAGCCATGGCAAGCTTCCTATCAGGGAGAAAAGCTATTTCCTATAACGAATGTGCCACCCAATTCTTCCTCTTCTGTTTCTTCCTTGCCACTGAAGGTTTCCTCCTGGCAGGGATGGCGTTTGATCGATACACCGCCATCTGCAACCCGCTCCTGTATCCTGTCACCATGTCCAAGTGGGTTTGCATTCAGATGGTGGTAGGGTCATATATCTGCAGCTGTGTGAACTCCATGTTGCAAACAGGGTTCACCTTTATGCTGCACTATTGTGGGTGTAAGGAGATCGAACATTTCTTCTGTGATGGCCCTCCCTTGAACAGTCTCTCCTGCAACGACACGTACATCAATAATCTTGTGATGTTTACCTTATATGGCCTCATCATAGCAATCACTGCCCTGATTGTGCTCATCTCCTACATCTACGTCATCTCCACCGTCCTCCGGATTTGCTCTGCTGAGGGCAGGCACAAAGCCTTCTCCACTTGCACCTCCCACATGTTGGTTGTGACTTTATTTTATGGGACCACTGCTTTCATGTACGCCCAGCCCACTTGGTTATCTTCTCTGTACCCAAGGAAAGCATTATCTGTGTTTTACACTTTTGTCATTCCCATGTTGAATCCCTTTATCTatagcctgagaaacaaggatgTTAAAGAAGCTTTGAGAAGGACTATGGGCCACAAATCTTTGACAAAATGA